The Halomonas sp. 'Soap Lake #6' genomic sequence TGCGCAGCGCAACTCGCTGGGGGGCAGACGAAGACCCCAATGCCTACCCCAAAGTGATGCTGGCAATGCTACTTTCGCTGCGTGGCAGCGTCTGCCTGTACCAGGGCGAAGAGCTTGGTCTTCCGGAAGCCGACGTACCCTTTGAGCGCATCCAAGATCCTTACGGCAAAGTACTTTGGCCAGAATTTAAAGGCCGCGACGGTTGCCGTACGCCGATACCATGGAACGACGGCGAACAAGGTGGCTTTTCCAGCGTAGAGCCTTGGCTCCCCATGGCGGACAAACATCGGGATCTTGCCGTAAGCCGTCAGCAGGATGATGCCAACTCCACCTTGAATGCCCTGCGCAGCATTCTGGCCTTCCGCCGCCAACATCCAGCACTGTTTGATGGCGACCTAACGCTGGTTGATGTAGGCGAAGAGCTTTTAGGCTTCACCCGCCAAAAAGACCACGAGACAATTTTGTGTGTATTTAACCTTACCGGCGATGAGCAGTGCACCAAGCTACCGCTTAAAATCGCCAGCGATTTGGAAATAGCCACGTTTACGACCATGCGGGAAGCTAACGCACTCACCCTGCCTGCTTACCAAGCCGCTTTTATGCGCGTCGCTTAAACCGGCGCCAACTAGAATAGTCAACAATGACAGCCGACCCAAAAGAAGCAGGATCGAGGTCGGCGAGGAGTTACCCATGGCAAGTGTCAAGCTTGAAAAGGTCAATAAAACATTTGGCCGCGACCACATTATTAAAGATGTCGACTTATCCATTGGCGATGGTGAGTTCGTTGTTTTTGTTGGGCCTTCCGGCTGCGGCAAATCCACACTATTACGTTTAATTGCCGGACTCGAGTCAATTACTGACGGTGATCTCATCATCGGCGAAACACTGGTCAACGACCTCCCCCCACGGGAGCGTGGTGTCGGCATGGTGTTTCAGTCATACGCGCTATACCCTCATATGACTGTTTACGACAACATGGCATTTGGCCTAAAACTTGCCAAAACCGCCAAAGAAACGGTGCATGAGCGGGTGATGAGCACCGCAAAAATTCTTCAGCTTGAAGAGCTGCTACACCGTAAACCCAAAGCCCTTTCGGGTGGCCAGCGCCAGCGGGTAGCCATGGGCCGAGCGATGGCGCGGGAGCCACGCATTCTGCTCTTCGATGAACCGCTCTCCAACCTGGATGCCTCACTAAGGGTGCAGATGCGAAATGAGATCGCAAGGCTGCATAACCGCCTTGGTTCAACCATGATTTATGTTACCCACGACCAGGTAGAAGCCATGACCTTGGCGGATAAAATCGTGGTACTCAACCGTGGTAATGTGGAGCAGGTAGGCAGCCCTCACGAACTTTATCAACGGCCAGCAACCAAGTTTGTAGCTGGTTTCATTGGCTCACCAACGATGAATTTTATGCCTGCTGAGCTGATCAGCGGAGGAGCCGATGGCTGCCGAGTGAAAGCAGCAGGGCTGAGTGAAGTCACCCTTCCCCAGGCCGCAGATGACTACACCAAAGGTACGTCACTAACTCTGGGTGTGCGCCCCGAGCACTTACGCCTGGAAGCACCAACAGCCGATAACTGTTTTGATATCGTTAACGTTGAATATCTTGGAAACGAGGTCTACGTTTACCTGGATCCCAAAGAGGGTGATACGCTGCTGATTCATCGCAGTGAAGCACCCAGCCAGTGGAAAGAGGGCCAGCAGGTTTCACTTGTGCCCAATACCGAGCATGTTCACCTGTTTGATGAAAGCGGCGCGGCGCTTAAGCTTGCCAAGACCCGTTCAGCCGCTTAACAAGCTGCGTTATACATTACAGCGTGACGAATACGGCCTTGGATGAATGATCCGCACCTTTCTTTATATAGAGGGTAGTCGACATACCACCAAGGCCGTTATTCTTGTGCGCAACCACCTAATAATTAGCCTGCGTTGTAGTTGTGATTGTAGTTGTAATTGTAATATGACGTGACGCACTTAACTTGCTTAGGAAGCACCGTGACTGCTCCTCGCCGAATGACACTAAAGGACCTGGCGTTTGAACTTGGCGTTTCCACTGCGACGATTTCCAACGCCTTTAACCGCCCCGACCAACTCTCCCCCCTGCTAAGAGAGCGGATTCTAAAGGAAGCTAAGCGACTGGGTTATAACGGCCCAGACGCCAAAGCCCGAAGCCTGCGTACCGGGCGCTCTAGCATTGTGGCGGTAATTTTGGCGGAAAGCCTGACCTACAGCCTGAACGACGCCGTGGCCAGTGAGTTTCTTTCCGGCGTTGCAGAGGTGCTTGATGCCCACGGGCACACCATGCTGCTGCTAGCAGGCCGAGGCCATGCCTCTCAGCCTCCTGGCTCAGCCAATATCGCCGATGGCTTTATTGTCTACGGCCTAATGCCCAATAACCAGCTGCTCAGCGAACTGCCCACTCAGCATCCGCTGGTTTCAGTAGACTTTGATATCGACGGCTGCCCTACCGTGCATATTGATGACCGCGACGCCAGTTATCAGATAGCTCAACATGCTCTTATCCAGCGTCCAAAAAGGCCTGCTATCGTCAACCTGAGGTTAACCAAAGAGCACTGCAATGGTCGCGTTACCCCTGAGCACACTCTGCTACCGGATAGCAGTACCATCAGTCGAGCACGTTTAGCAGGTTTTCACGCCGCATTAACAGAACACGGCTTTGATACAGAGCAGATACCGCTCTGGAACATTGAAGAAAACGTGTTTGATGTGTGCTCACCGGTGATCACCGAAATATTAGATGTGCCCGTACATCAGCGGCCAGATTTACTGCTATGCATGTCGGATCGTATTGCGCTTACCGCGCTCACGCTGGCAGAGCAACGCAACATCCGAGTGCCGGAAGAGCTAAGAATTACCGGGTTTGATGGCATTGCAGAAGGACAATACCGGGCGCCACGCTTGACCACAGTACGCCAGGATAGCGCAGGTAAAGGTCGAGTAGCCGCACAGATGATTCTGGGGCGTTTACCAAAAACCCCGCAACTGCTCAAAACCGAGTTACTACTCGGTGATACTTGCCCTTGAGGAAATGAAGTTGAGCCTAACAGGAAATCGTGCCTGAAAAGCTGCTGTGCTCGCTAGCTTTTCAGGCATTCTCTGAGGCCTGATACGTTACTTAGCGGTCGCCTGCATCGCCAGTGCAGTATCCAGCATACGGTTGGAGAAACCCCACTCGTTGTCGTACCACGCCATGATTTTTACCAACCGTCCATTAACACGGGTGTGATTGGCATCAAAGGTCGATGAATTAGCATCGTGATTGAAATCGATAGAGACCAGCGGCTCAGCGTTAACCGCAAGCACCGGTGAGTTCGCTGCCGCCTTCTCGATGATGGCGTTAATCTCTTCTTTGCTGGTCTCACGGCTTGCGGTAAAGGTCAGATCCACCAGAGAGACGTTGATAACCGGCACACGCACCGCTAAACCATCAAACTTACCCGCCAGCTCCGGTAATACCAAGCCAACCGCCGCTGCAGCCCCCGTTTTGGTCGGGATCATCGAGTGCGTCGCGCTACGGGCACGGTACGGGTCTGAGTGATAGACATCCGACAGATTCTGGTCATTGGTATAGGCATGAATAGTCGTCATTAGCCCGTTTTCAATACCAACCGCGTCGTTTAACGCTTTTGCCACCGGTGCCAAACAGTTCGTAGTGCAAGACGCGTTAGAAACAACCGTATGCTCTGCGGTCAGTACATCTTCGTTTACCCCATACACAACGGTTGCATCCGCATCAGGGCTGGGAGCAGAAATAAGCACACGTTTCGCCCCTGCTTCAATGTGCTTGGCAGCCGCCTCACGCTTCGTGAACAGCCCCGTGCACTCCATGACCAAATCGATGTTCATTGATGCCCAGGGAAGCTGTGCCGGGTCACGTTCCGATGAAATCGCAATACGATCACCATCAACCGTGATGCTCTCCGCATCGTGCTCTACCTTAAAGGGAAAGTGACCATGCACAGTGTCGTGACGCAGCAAGTGTGAGTTCAGTGAAGGGTCGCCCAGATCGTTAATCGCAACTACCTGAACACGATCACGGTAACCATTTTCATACAGTGCACGCAGCACATTGCGGCCAATTCGACCAAATCCGTTAATAGCTACTCTTATTGTCATGGCGGCACCTCAATTAGGCAGTGAGCTTAGATGGCGTTCTGAGAAAAAATTACTAAAAGTACGTATTTAATACCCTTGATGGCTTTCCTGAGCTGTAAAAAACACTCCAAATGATTAACAGCCACCCAATATGTAGTAAAATTACTATATAAAGACTATCGTAGTCCAATACTAAATCGCTGCCAATCGATGGCGCGGCCTTACGCGAAAAATACGCAGAAACGCTTTCTACAGGAGCAACAGCCATGACGACCTCAACACTCCCCACTCCTCTTCGTCGCACAAAAATTGTCGCGACACTTGGACCCGCCAGCGACCGCCAAGGGGTGTTGGAAGCCATGCTGAAAGCGGGTGTTGATGTGGTACGGCTAAATTTCTCCCATGGCGCGGCAGATGACCATCGCCGACGCCTTAACGATGTCCGTGAGATCGCCCAGCGCCTTAACCGCAGCGTGGCTGCGCTGGGTGACCTGCAAGGTCCAAAAATTCGTATTGCACGCTTTGCCGAAGGCTCCGTTCATCTGAAAGTTGGCCAAGACTTTGTGCTAGACATGGCGCTAGATGCCAACAGCGGAAACGCCGAGCGTGTCGGCTGCGACTACAAAACGTTAATTGATGACGTCGTACCCGGTGATCGCCTACTGCTCGACGATGGCCGCGTAGTACTCGATGTCACCTCAATTATTGGGCAAGAAGTTCACACTCGAGTTCACGTAGGCGGCAAGCTTTCGAACAATAAGGGCATTAACAAGCAGGGAGGCGGCCTGTCTGCCCCAGCGCTAACGGAAAAAGACAAACAAGACTTAAAGACCGCAATTGAAATTGGTGTTGATTACCTAGCGGTATCCTTTCCACGTAGCGCAGCGGATATGCAGGAAGCCCGTGCGCTGCTCGGCGAAGCTGGTAAAGAGATTGGCCTGGTCGCCAAGATAGAACGCGCCGAAGCAGTGGCCAACGATGAAACTCTGGATGCCATTATTGAAGCCTCGGAAGCGGTAATGGTAGCCCGTGGTGACCTAGGCGTAGAAATTGGCGATGAAGCACTCATTGGCACCCAAAAGCGTATTATCAAGCATGCCCGAACGCTAAACCGGGCTGTGATTACCGCTACGCAAATGATGGAATCGATGATTGAGTCGCCCCTGCCAACTCGCGCTGAAGTATTCGACGTGGCTAACGCAGTCCTCGATGCCACCGACGCAGTTATGCTTTCCGCGGAAACCGCTGCTGGCGACTATCCCGTTGAAACCATCGAGGCAATGGACCGCGTGTGCTTGGGCGCCGAACGCGAGCGCGTTGCCCAGGCCTCTGGCCACCGCATTCACGAGGGCTTTGAGCGCATTGATGAAACCATCGCACTGTCTGCTATGTATGCTGCCAACCACTTAACCGGCGTACGTGCGATTGCCTGCATGACCTCCACTGGTTACACACCGCTTATCGCTTCGCGCATTCGTTCCGGTCTACCCATCGTTGGCCTAGCCCATAGCCCTATTGCTCAACGCCGCATGGCTTTGTATCGCGGGGTCGTATCAATCCCCTTCGACACTACTCATCTGGATGCCGCCGAGGTAAACAAGGCAGCCATCCAATTGCTGAAAGACCATGGATTGGCACGCTCAGGTGAGCATGTCATTCTTACCCGAGGCGATCATATGAATGCCCAC encodes the following:
- a CDS encoding ABC transporter ATP-binding protein — its product is MASVKLEKVNKTFGRDHIIKDVDLSIGDGEFVVFVGPSGCGKSTLLRLIAGLESITDGDLIIGETLVNDLPPRERGVGMVFQSYALYPHMTVYDNMAFGLKLAKTAKETVHERVMSTAKILQLEELLHRKPKALSGGQRQRVAMGRAMAREPRILLFDEPLSNLDASLRVQMRNEIARLHNRLGSTMIYVTHDQVEAMTLADKIVVLNRGNVEQVGSPHELYQRPATKFVAGFIGSPTMNFMPAELISGGADGCRVKAAGLSEVTLPQAADDYTKGTSLTLGVRPEHLRLEAPTADNCFDIVNVEYLGNEVYVYLDPKEGDTLLIHRSEAPSQWKEGQQVSLVPNTEHVHLFDESGAALKLAKTRSAA
- a CDS encoding LacI family DNA-binding transcriptional regulator; this translates as MTLKDLAFELGVSTATISNAFNRPDQLSPLLRERILKEAKRLGYNGPDAKARSLRTGRSSIVAVILAESLTYSLNDAVASEFLSGVAEVLDAHGHTMLLLAGRGHASQPPGSANIADGFIVYGLMPNNQLLSELPTQHPLVSVDFDIDGCPTVHIDDRDASYQIAQHALIQRPKRPAIVNLRLTKEHCNGRVTPEHTLLPDSSTISRARLAGFHAALTEHGFDTEQIPLWNIEENVFDVCSPVITEILDVPVHQRPDLLLCMSDRIALTALTLAEQRNIRVPEELRITGFDGIAEGQYRAPRLTTVRQDSAGKGRVAAQMILGRLPKTPQLLKTELLLGDTCP
- the gap gene encoding type I glyceraldehyde-3-phosphate dehydrogenase translates to MTIRVAINGFGRIGRNVLRALYENGYRDRVQVVAINDLGDPSLNSHLLRHDTVHGHFPFKVEHDAESITVDGDRIAISSERDPAQLPWASMNIDLVMECTGLFTKREAAAKHIEAGAKRVLISAPSPDADATVVYGVNEDVLTAEHTVVSNASCTTNCLAPVAKALNDAVGIENGLMTTIHAYTNDQNLSDVYHSDPYRARSATHSMIPTKTGAAAAVGLVLPELAGKFDGLAVRVPVINVSLVDLTFTASRETSKEEINAIIEKAAANSPVLAVNAEPLVSIDFNHDANSSTFDANHTRVNGRLVKIMAWYDNEWGFSNRMLDTALAMQATAK
- the pyk gene encoding pyruvate kinase produces the protein MTTSTLPTPLRRTKIVATLGPASDRQGVLEAMLKAGVDVVRLNFSHGAADDHRRRLNDVREIAQRLNRSVAALGDLQGPKIRIARFAEGSVHLKVGQDFVLDMALDANSGNAERVGCDYKTLIDDVVPGDRLLLDDGRVVLDVTSIIGQEVHTRVHVGGKLSNNKGINKQGGGLSAPALTEKDKQDLKTAIEIGVDYLAVSFPRSAADMQEARALLGEAGKEIGLVAKIERAEAVANDETLDAIIEASEAVMVARGDLGVEIGDEALIGTQKRIIKHARTLNRAVITATQMMESMIESPLPTRAEVFDVANAVLDATDAVMLSAETAAGDYPVETIEAMDRVCLGAERERVAQASGHRIHEGFERIDETIALSAMYAANHLTGVRAIACMTSTGYTPLIASRIRSGLPIVGLAHSPIAQRRMALYRGVVSIPFDTTHLDAAEVNKAAIQLLKDHGLARSGEHVILTRGDHMNAHGGTNTMKVLAVDAE